A genomic window from Corvus hawaiiensis isolate bCorHaw1 chromosome 29, bCorHaw1.pri.cur, whole genome shotgun sequence includes:
- the LOC125318281 gene encoding scale keratin-like → MSCYDLCPPKTSVAVPQPIAESCNELCARQCPDSSAFIQPPPVVVTFPGPILSSFPQQAVVGSSGAPAFGGSLGLGGLYGAGATQASGGLCTFGRAYAAPACSPCVLPRYSKKLWDTCGPC, encoded by the coding sequence ATGTCCTGCTACGACCTGTGCCCACCCAAAACCAGcgtggctgtgccccagcccatCGCTGAGAGCTGCAACGAGCTGTGCGCCCGCCAGTGTCCCGACTCCTCAGCCTTCATCCAGCCGCCCCCCGTGGTGGTCACCTTCCCCggccccatcctcagctccttcccgcAGCAAGCCGTGGTGGGCTCCTCCGGAGCACCGGCCTTTGGcggctccctggggctgggcggCCTCTACGGCGCCGGCGCCACCCAGGCCTCGGGGGGCCTCTGCACCTTTGGCAGAGCCTACGCTGCTCCCGCCTGCAGCCCTTGCGTCCTGCCCCGCTACAGCAAGAAGCTCTGGGACACCTGCGGGCCCTGCTAG